In Mongoliitalea daihaiensis, one DNA window encodes the following:
- a CDS encoding glycosyltransferase family 2 protein codes for MTISIIIPFYNATKTLERALVSVIRQTIDYELILVNDGSEDDFNSVLKKFAGQYILISQENKGVSVARNLGASIAKGEYLLFLDADDELVEDTLFNFYTAIKDYTDILIFLAGFMKVNQGIEIEYYTKAHEYNPPLAGTYVIKKEVFDKVGGFDENLNFSENTELFFRLDYIQASKKLLPFLSLKYHESTNGGSKNQQNKIDSLIYILNKHDSYLSNHVKRLFNQIIGVSYLRLGDYISARNYLKKAYLLSKSQIITLGRLVLAYLPFIAKRLYPIVNGK; via the coding sequence TTGACAATTTCGATCATAATACCTTTTTACAATGCTACCAAAACCCTTGAACGAGCATTAGTCTCTGTTATTCGTCAAACAATAGATTATGAATTAATTTTAGTAAATGATGGAAGTGAAGATGATTTTAATTCAGTTTTAAAAAAGTTTGCAGGTCAATACATACTTATATCACAAGAGAACAAAGGTGTTTCAGTTGCAAGAAATTTAGGCGCTAGCATTGCAAAAGGAGAGTATTTACTTTTTTTAGATGCAGATGATGAATTGGTGGAAGATACTCTCTTTAATTTTTATACTGCTATAAAAGATTATACAGATATACTTATTTTCTTAGCTGGATTTATGAAAGTGAATCAAGGAATTGAAATTGAGTATTACACGAAAGCGCACGAATATAATCCCCCACTTGCTGGCACCTACGTAATTAAAAAAGAAGTTTTTGATAAAGTTGGTGGATTTGATGAGAATTTAAATTTTTCTGAAAACACTGAGTTATTTTTTCGATTAGATTATATCCAAGCTTCAAAAAAACTACTTCCTTTTTTGAGTTTAAAATATCATGAATCAACCAATGGAGGTAGTAAAAACCAACAAAACAAGATTGATTCTTTGATTTACATACTCAATAAACATGATAGTTATCTTAGCAATCATGTCAAGCGATTATTCAATCAAATTATAGGAGTGAGTTATTTAAGATTAGGTGATTACATTTCTGCTAGAAACTATTTGAAAAAAGCTTATTTACTTTCTAAATCCCAAATTATAACTTTGGGAAGGTTGGTTTTAGCTTACTTACCTTTCATTGCAAAAAGGCTATACCCAATAGTTAATGGAAAATAA
- a CDS encoding glycosyltransferase, translated as MNKIPILYISQSGPYPPNDGKKQRSLALLKALEQNYQVDYLIIDHDSDYHIALQNNKNPNTRFLKIHTTKSLLKTLFKKIGLIFLQDKGVRQYIHQLYLENNYQFVFSRYIHPVCFIPADLKIIADIDDDFLELYRSRISQAQSAYRIFRLVQILFLNKCSYQKLKAKVDLPILVKKEKGFLNYLMLPNLPFQLLLNSSIQFVPFTNPSLLFVGKLTYEPNLHGIQWFIKNVYPSLLEKFPNLPMTLVSPIDIQDQELEQMMNNHPAIKKLVDVPNIQSTYHTHSVVIAPIFQGAGSNLKVIEALLMGRPVVTTSFGTKGVEIEIDAIKVANETKTFSAALLDLLQSNNLSEFQKLIFENSKKKYTFENWTLVLNSELTKIL; from the coding sequence TTGAATAAAATCCCCATACTTTATATTTCCCAATCTGGGCCATATCCACCAAATGATGGCAAAAAACAACGCTCACTTGCTTTGCTCAAAGCACTTGAACAAAACTATCAAGTAGATTACTTAATCATAGATCATGACTCTGATTATCACATAGCTCTCCAAAATAATAAGAACCCAAATACAAGATTTTTGAAAATTCATACGACAAAATCTTTGTTAAAAACTTTATTTAAGAAAATCGGTCTGATCTTTCTGCAAGACAAAGGAGTAAGGCAATACATACATCAACTATATCTTGAAAACAACTATCAATTTGTCTTTAGCAGATATATTCATCCAGTTTGCTTTATTCCTGCTGACTTGAAGATTATAGCGGATATTGACGATGACTTCTTAGAACTCTACAGATCCAGAATTAGCCAAGCACAATCAGCCTATAGAATATTTAGACTGGTTCAAATATTGTTTCTAAATAAGTGCAGCTATCAAAAGTTAAAAGCAAAAGTAGACTTACCCATATTGGTCAAAAAAGAAAAGGGATTCCTGAATTATTTGATGCTACCGAATTTACCTTTCCAGCTTTTATTGAATAGCTCAATCCAATTTGTACCTTTTACCAACCCAAGCTTATTATTTGTAGGAAAGCTTACCTACGAGCCGAATCTGCATGGCATCCAATGGTTTATCAAAAATGTCTATCCTAGCTTATTGGAAAAGTTCCCAAACTTACCAATGACGCTTGTATCTCCTATTGATATTCAAGATCAGGAATTAGAGCAAATGATGAACAATCATCCTGCTATCAAAAAGTTGGTAGATGTGCCAAATATACAATCTACTTATCATACCCATTCCGTCGTCATAGCACCCATTTTCCAAGGGGCTGGTTCAAATCTAAAAGTAATAGAAGCATTGCTAATGGGAAGACCTGTTGTGACAACAAGTTTTGGAACAAAGGGAGTTGAAATAGAAATAGATGCCATCAAAGTTGCAAACGAGACCAAAACATTTTCAGCAGCATTATTGGATTTATTGCAATCCAATAACCTTAGCGAATTTCAAAAGCTTATTTTCGAAAACTCCAAGAAAAAATACACTTTTGAAAATTGGACTTTAGTCTTGAATTCAGAATTAACAAAAATATTATAA
- a CDS encoding glycosyltransferase family 2 protein, producing MSEKVIFSIIIPCYNQSHFLEDVLNSILDQEYENFEVLIINDGSTDNTKEIATGYSKKDPHVKLFNQKNQGLSAARNTGLKNASGKFIVFLDADDWLERDFFETYSNAITLFPEFDLYRCGYSYWSADRQKKYHTHLPTKDGLIYPNVVTQNIGACHSILIRKSLADQLGEFDTTLKSCEDWDYWIRAGKVGAKIKSIPQDLVGYRYITDSMSRNAKVMYFALSEVTQRAVRMDRRIATETDSNIDLNWNIAPLVKIHFIKCLGVLLHQGKIEEAFIWYQEEKTKWLWRFELRDFVDFNSQLTFRYFLQPEQIQQLSKEVIPNVKVFFTKLDYSEKEQEKLIRLIFEPQIKKYNHLKYGRFLGACLNKIRF from the coding sequence ATGTCTGAAAAAGTTATATTTAGCATTATCATTCCATGCTACAATCAAAGCCATTTCTTAGAAGATGTATTAAATTCTATTTTAGATCAAGAATACGAAAATTTTGAAGTACTCATCATTAATGATGGAAGCACAGACAATACCAAAGAAATTGCAACTGGGTATTCAAAAAAAGATCCTCATGTTAAGCTTTTTAACCAAAAGAATCAAGGACTTTCAGCAGCTAGAAATACAGGGTTAAAAAATGCATCAGGAAAGTTCATCGTATTTTTAGATGCCGACGATTGGTTAGAAAGAGATTTTTTTGAGACTTATTCAAATGCAATTACCTTATTCCCTGAGTTTGATTTGTACAGATGTGGTTATTCATATTGGTCAGCTGACAGACAGAAAAAGTATCATACACACCTACCGACTAAGGATGGTTTAATCTATCCCAATGTTGTCACCCAAAATATTGGAGCATGCCATTCCATTTTAATTAGAAAATCCCTAGCAGATCAATTGGGCGAATTTGATACTACACTCAAAAGTTGTGAGGATTGGGATTATTGGATTAGAGCAGGTAAAGTAGGGGCCAAGATCAAATCTATTCCTCAAGATTTAGTTGGATATCGGTATATCACAGATAGCATGAGCAGAAATGCTAAAGTGATGTATTTTGCATTGTCAGAAGTGACGCAAAGAGCTGTAAGGATGGATCGTCGAATAGCCACAGAAACTGACTCAAACATAGATTTGAATTGGAATATTGCACCATTGGTCAAAATACATTTTATAAAATGTCTAGGTGTACTATTGCATCAGGGTAAAATTGAAGAAGCATTTATTTGGTACCAAGAGGAAAAAACCAAATGGCTTTGGAGGTTTGAATTGCGTGATTTTGTTGATTTCAATTCTCAATTGACTTTTCGTTATTTCCTTCAGCCCGAACAAATTCAACAACTCTCCAAAGAAGTAATTCCAAATGTCAAAGTATTTTTTACTAAGCTTGACTACTCAGAAAAGGAACAAGAAAAATTAATCCGATTGATTTTTGAGCCTCAAATAAAAAAATACAACCATTTGAAATATGGTAGATTCCTAGGGGCATGTTTAAATAAGATTCGGTTTTGA
- a CDS encoding glycosyltransferase produces MIPKIIHYCWFGPAKLSALELRCIASWKKHCPDYQFKLWNEENFDINYCGFTREAYRLGKYAFVSDVARLYALQQEGGVYLDTDMLLLKPLPQRFLDNSYFIGKETGFSLSAGIIGAIAQSKAIETILDYYSKLIFTNNPPLIPEVLNANLNQVSNEELQDSLVLGNEYFYPLPYKLRKFHWKKFVKKETIGVHLWNASWQNKAEYSHIDKLKYFISKYYVPQSFLKYAKDV; encoded by the coding sequence ATGATCCCCAAAATCATCCACTACTGTTGGTTTGGTCCCGCTAAGCTTTCAGCTTTAGAATTGAGGTGCATAGCTTCATGGAAAAAGCACTGTCCTGATTATCAATTCAAACTGTGGAATGAAGAGAACTTTGATATCAATTATTGTGGGTTTACTAGGGAGGCATATAGGTTAGGAAAGTATGCCTTTGTCTCTGATGTGGCTAGACTATATGCTTTGCAGCAGGAGGGAGGAGTATATTTGGATACAGATATGTTATTGTTGAAGCCATTACCCCAGCGCTTTTTAGATAATTCATATTTCATAGGAAAGGAGACTGGCTTTTCTTTGAGTGCTGGAATTATAGGAGCTATAGCACAAAGCAAAGCTATTGAAACCATTTTAGATTATTATTCAAAATTAATCTTTACAAACAATCCGCCTTTAATTCCAGAAGTTCTTAATGCTAATTTAAACCAAGTATCTAATGAAGAACTTCAAGATAGTTTAGTCTTAGGCAATGAATATTTTTATCCCTTACCATATAAATTGAGAAAATTTCATTGGAAGAAGTTTGTTAAAAAAGAAACAATCGGAGTTCATCTTTGGAATGCATCTTGGCAAAACAAGGCAGAATATAGTCATATAGATAAGCTTAAGTATTTTATATCGAAATATTATGTTCCTCAATCTTTTTTGAAATATGCTAAAGATGTCTGA
- a CDS encoding glycosyltransferase, translating to MKGFSILICCYNSKERIKPTLEHLVNLKIPESYGFEVIIIDNNSNDGTSLFVKDCAKKIGLENRLRIVIEDKPGLSYARICGIKNAVFNYLVFCDDDNWLFENYLEKVAENFENNQCVIVGGLGFPVSSIEFPKWFIDVDGWGYAVGSEGRSKGPNQMIHGAGMALKKNFALKYATLKGSFLLSDRKGKSLTSGGDAELCLIAGLDSVFYDNEMKFHHFLPHNRLTKEYYLKLNYGFGFSSSTLIFYKLYKYESNWLAFKIYVSSIVRDFRTIIFLKNRNFENSIKKQFLKGSILGKFLNLLIFFKLRKMVIKNLNV from the coding sequence ATGAAAGGGTTTTCTATATTGATATGTTGTTACAACAGTAAAGAAAGAATAAAACCTACTTTAGAACACCTGGTAAATCTAAAGATTCCTGAAAGTTATGGCTTTGAAGTTATTATAATTGATAACAATTCTAATGATGGGACAAGTTTATTTGTTAAAGACTGTGCAAAAAAAATAGGTTTGGAAAATCGATTAAGAATAGTTATTGAAGACAAACCAGGTCTATCATATGCTAGAATTTGTGGAATTAAAAATGCTGTATTTAACTATTTGGTTTTTTGTGATGATGATAACTGGTTATTCGAAAATTATCTTGAGAAAGTTGCAGAAAATTTTGAAAATAATCAATGTGTTATAGTAGGAGGTTTAGGATTTCCTGTTTCATCAATAGAATTTCCCAAATGGTTTATTGATGTTGATGGTTGGGGATATGCAGTAGGATCGGAAGGTAGATCCAAAGGGCCAAATCAAATGATTCATGGTGCAGGAATGGCCTTAAAGAAAAATTTTGCGCTAAAGTATGCAACTTTGAAGGGCTCCTTCCTTTTGTCAGATAGAAAAGGTAAGTCTTTAACATCTGGTGGTGATGCAGAGTTATGCTTAATAGCCGGACTCGATTCAGTTTTTTATGATAATGAAATGAAATTTCATCATTTTTTACCACACAATAGACTAACAAAAGAATATTACCTCAAACTAAATTATGGATTTGGGTTCAGTTCATCAACATTAATATTTTATAAATTATATAAATATGAAAGTAACTGGTTAGCATTTAAAATTTATGTTAGCAGCATTGTTAGGGATTTTCGAACTATTATTTTTTTAAAAAATCGCAATTTTGAAAATAGCATCAAAAAACAATTTTTAAAAGGTTCGATTCTAGGGAAATTTTTGAATCTACTAATTTTTTTTAAGCTTAGAAAAATGGTTATTAAGAATTTAAATGTATGA
- a CDS encoding methyltransferase domain-containing protein gives MAQDKYIHQETVHNTIAAEIIVPKIMNLLKPKSVLDVGCGIGTWLNVFSKQGVKEFLGLDGDYVDKELLYKYINPSQFKSIDLEKPFNLKKEFDLVISLEVAEHLKESSADIFIESISKHSNNIIFSAAIPWQGGQNHLNEQWPNYWEAKFKKFGFKIFDLIRPEIWNNEKIEFWYKQNIFLFSKNNFSEVSNPCLPLIHPDLYKIKNNEIEKLKNELKKIREGVITYSELLKILKRKLSK, from the coding sequence GTGGCTCAAGATAAATATATTCATCAAGAAACAGTTCATAATACTATTGCTGCAGAGATAATCGTTCCTAAAATAATGAATTTATTAAAACCGAAATCAGTATTAGATGTAGGTTGCGGAATAGGAACTTGGCTCAATGTTTTTTCAAAACAAGGGGTCAAAGAGTTTTTAGGGTTAGATGGTGATTATGTGGATAAGGAGTTACTTTACAAATATATTAATCCAAGTCAATTTAAATCTATTGATTTGGAAAAACCTTTTAACTTAAAGAAGGAATTTGATTTAGTGATATCTTTAGAGGTTGCGGAACACTTGAAAGAATCTTCTGCTGATATTTTTATTGAAAGTATTAGTAAGCATTCAAATAATATTATTTTTTCAGCTGCTATTCCATGGCAAGGTGGTCAAAACCATTTGAACGAACAATGGCCAAATTATTGGGAAGCAAAATTTAAAAAATTTGGATTTAAAATTTTTGATTTAATTAGACCAGAAATTTGGAATAACGAAAAAATTGAATTTTGGTATAAGCAAAATATTTTTTTGTTTTCTAAAAATAATTTTTCTGAGGTATCGAATCCTTGCCTGCCATTAATTCATCCTGATTTATACAAAATCAAAAACAATGAAATTGAAAAGCTAAAAAATGAATTAAAAAAAATTAGGGAGGGTGTTATTACTTATAGTGAATTACTTAAAATATTAAAAAGAAAATTATCTAAATGA
- a CDS encoding ABC transporter ATP-binding protein → MTKSIIKVSNISKRYRLGLKEKQADTLIGQLTNIIKSPYENYKRLLQLSKFSEDAPSHSGGRDDSVFWALKDINFEVQQGEVLGIIGKNGAGKSTLLKILSQITEPTSGKIEIHGRVASLLEVGTGFHPELSGRENIYMNGTILGMTRREIDHKLDEIIDFSGVEKFIDTPVKFYSSGMKVRLGFSVAAHLDPEILIIDEVLAVGDYEFQQKCLGKMEDVSKNQGRTVLFVSHNLDTIKALCNSSILLNSGKVNYIGKTQFALEEYLGQDELRNSVSFDIDLSKPNIYKIQIEIQKNVLRFFFHFESPFELKNPCIGIVLYNQSGSPILGSNARYHSSIFNKKILKTGVIEGVLRNPELHTGIYKLSAWLGDDKVDYDVKYNAVVFEYVSNKAYTQKPDPLTIGSIDKFIEWNYK, encoded by the coding sequence ATGACTAAATCAATTATAAAAGTAAGTAACATCTCCAAACGCTACCGCCTTGGCTTAAAAGAAAAACAAGCCGATACGCTTATAGGCCAACTGACCAATATCATTAAGTCTCCTTATGAGAATTATAAGCGCTTGCTTCAACTCAGTAAGTTTAGTGAAGACGCGCCATCCCATTCGGGAGGCAGGGATGACTCAGTTTTCTGGGCTCTTAAAGACATAAACTTTGAAGTACAGCAAGGAGAAGTATTGGGAATTATCGGTAAAAATGGGGCGGGTAAATCTACCTTACTCAAAATCCTCTCCCAAATAACCGAACCTACCTCAGGAAAAATTGAGATCCATGGTAGAGTGGCTTCCTTGCTTGAAGTAGGAACAGGTTTCCATCCTGAGCTCTCAGGTCGTGAAAATATCTATATGAATGGAACCATTCTCGGGATGACAAGACGAGAGATCGATCACAAATTGGATGAAATCATCGACTTCTCAGGCGTAGAGAAATTCATCGATACACCGGTCAAGTTCTATTCTTCAGGCATGAAAGTTCGACTGGGTTTTTCAGTAGCTGCCCACTTGGATCCTGAGATCTTAATCATCGATGAAGTCCTAGCCGTTGGAGACTATGAATTCCAGCAGAAGTGTTTGGGTAAGATGGAGGATGTGAGTAAGAATCAGGGGAGGACAGTGTTGTTTGTGAGTCATAATTTAGATACTATTAAAGCATTATGTAATTCTTCAATTTTATTAAATAGTGGAAAAGTAAATTATATAGGGAAAACCCAATTTGCTCTTGAAGAATATTTAGGACAAGATGAATTAAGAAACTCGGTATCATTTGATATAGACCTTTCTAAACCAAATATTTATAAAATTCAAATAGAAATACAAAAAAATGTTTTGCGATTCTTTTTTCATTTTGAAAGTCCTTTTGAATTAAAGAATCCTTGCATTGGTATTGTACTCTATAATCAATCCGGCTCTCCAATACTTGGTTCAAATGCAAGATACCACTCCTCCATATTTAACAAAAAAATATTGAAAACTGGTGTTATTGAAGGAGTATTACGTAATCCAGAACTTCACACAGGGATATACAAATTGTCTGCTTGGTTAGGTGATGATAAAGTTGATTATGATGTTAAATACAATGCGGTAGTATTTGAATATGTTTCTAACAAAGCTTATACACAAAAACCAGATCCGTTAACAATTGGATCTATAGATAAATTTATAGAGTGGAATTATAAATAA
- a CDS encoding DUF6056 family protein: MKARLSLKNQSLIFISLTGFITVIVLLFLCYHSYNFADDFYHMNTFKYGGLKDFLNNLKIYYHIHDGRAYSFQIAFAWLMTGVFPSKVVTFFWLLCFIINLIILYKLIISPKRKLGKIDFSFIGLMLLFGWIGMKNHIGYNIYWATGGYMMLTGFILSLSLYILNKNEYFQDLSVLKKIVYAFIFFSLGMSAQNLSFAMAIILFLFLILSLLYKSKIFITYFYYSLMFAIGFIIVMIAPGTWQRMGEENTSFAFASIFNNYFEILFFYVFVNKVLVFFGLVTAFIVLQFRDVDIIHVKKLFYIFLLASFLVIIPFSLMPSMSFVKRAGYFYSYFAFGVSISGGILFINTLANFKFLKEIFISLTLISFLYGYMNLWIQVPLFMDLSKQIKERSKTVYSLRSKGILNITLPPIKVDDRLFTGRLIELTSDSNFLDNTRFSKFHEVEKVWIRTDND, from the coding sequence ATGAAAGCAAGACTAAGTTTAAAAAATCAGTCACTAATTTTTATTTCATTAACAGGATTTATAACTGTAATTGTATTGTTATTTTTATGCTATCACTCTTATAATTTCGCTGACGATTTTTATCATATGAACACCTTTAAATATGGAGGTTTAAAAGATTTTTTAAATAATTTAAAAATCTATTATCATATACACGATGGTAGAGCTTATTCTTTTCAAATAGCTTTTGCTTGGCTTATGACAGGTGTTTTTCCATCAAAAGTTGTGACTTTTTTCTGGTTACTTTGCTTTATAATTAATCTTATTATTCTTTATAAATTAATTATATCTCCAAAAAGAAAATTAGGTAAAATAGATTTTTCATTTATTGGATTAATGTTACTTTTTGGGTGGATAGGAATGAAAAATCACATTGGTTATAATATTTATTGGGCCACTGGTGGGTATATGATGCTTACAGGGTTTATATTAAGTTTGTCACTATACATCTTAAACAAAAATGAATATTTTCAAGATCTTTCTGTTTTAAAAAAAATAGTCTATGCTTTTATATTTTTTTCTTTAGGAATGTCTGCTCAAAACCTTTCTTTTGCAATGGCGATTATCTTATTTCTATTTTTAATCCTTTCACTACTCTACAAATCAAAGATATTTATAACTTACTTTTACTATTCTTTGATGTTTGCAATAGGATTTATTATAGTTATGATAGCGCCAGGAACTTGGCAAAGAATGGGTGAAGAGAATACAAGTTTTGCCTTCGCTTCAATTTTCAACAATTATTTTGAGATTTTATTTTTCTATGTATTTGTGAACAAGGTTTTAGTTTTTTTTGGACTTGTTACTGCATTTATTGTTTTACAATTTAGAGATGTTGACATTATCCATGTCAAGAAATTATTTTATATATTTTTATTAGCTAGTTTTTTGGTAATTATTCCATTTAGTTTGATGCCATCAATGTCTTTTGTGAAAAGAGCTGGTTATTTTTATTCTTATTTCGCTTTTGGGGTTAGTATCTCTGGTGGGATACTTTTTATCAATACTTTAGCCAATTTTAAATTCTTGAAAGAAATATTTATTTCTCTTACTTTAATATCTTTTTTGTATGGTTATATGAATTTATGGATTCAAGTTCCTTTATTTATGGACTTAAGTAAGCAAATAAAGGAAAGATCGAAAACTGTTTATAGTTTGAGGAGTAAAGGAATTTTAAATATTACATTACCTCCTATTAAAGTAGATGATAGATTGTTTACTGGTAGATTAATTGAATTGACTTCTGATTCAAATTTTTTAGATAATACCAGATTCTCAAAGTTTCATGAAGTTGAAAAGGTTTGGATTAGAACAGATAATGACTAA
- a CDS encoding NAD-dependent epimerase/dehydratase family protein, translating into MTRILVTGGADFLGSHLCKQLIEVGHEVHCIDNYFYLRGKYL; encoded by the coding sequence ATGACAAGAATTTTAGTGACAGGCGGAGCAGATTTTCTTGGTTCGCACCTTTGTAAGCAATTGATTGAAGTAGGGCATGAGGTCCATTGTATAGATAATTATTTTTATTTAAGAGGAAAGTATTTATGA
- a CDS encoding CTP-dependent riboflavin kinase — MSEIIYTGSIVQGRGIGKSVIEKYQSRFEKEGLEFYPGTLNIILKHPVYLDLKQADFSFDDTWYLFQAKVNNYPCYLLRFPKCPDHILEVVADTRLKSRIEFENEHGVKVDISGNYFLKATLKPNIFWRLFWWKRESWFYKGNRYQFLVGKLLDFNKKVKNLLMNKS; from the coding sequence TTGAGTGAAATCATATATACTGGGAGCATAGTCCAAGGAAGGGGTATTGGAAAATCGGTGATTGAAAAGTATCAATCTCGTTTCGAAAAGGAGGGTCTTGAATTCTACCCAGGCACTTTGAATATCATTTTAAAACATCCTGTTTATCTTGATTTGAAGCAAGCTGATTTTAGTTTTGATGATACCTGGTATTTATTTCAAGCCAAAGTCAATAACTATCCCTGCTACCTATTGCGGTTCCCAAAGTGCCCAGACCATATTTTAGAAGTTGTAGCAGATACAAGATTGAAGTCTAGAATTGAATTTGAAAATGAGCATGGAGTAAAAGTGGATATTTCTGGCAATTATTTTTTAAAAGCTACCTTAAAGCCTAATATATTCTGGAGATTATTTTGGTGGAAGAGAGAATCATGGTTTTATAAGGGCAATCGCTATCAATTCCTAGTAGGAAAGCTGCTAGATTTCAATAAGAAAGTAAAGAACTTATTGATGAATAAATCATGA
- a CDS encoding FkbM family methyltransferase — protein sequence MTFKKYIPQNWFEKLRKLYWNSFDFIAFQSFSGEGEDMILRKLFFYQSTGFYVDVGAYHPKKSSNTYHFYKKGWSGINIDAMPGSMKLFQQQRKRDINLEIPIGEDGEQLNFYIFKDQALNGFENERLKSKDQSKPQNKLIQVIPMKTASLTSILNQFLPVGQEIDFLDIDVEGGEAAVLHGLDFNKYRPKVILLELLDTELQDLNNQPLAQYLFEKGYNIKAKTVNTFIFESIQNARKK from the coding sequence ATGACTTTTAAAAAATACATTCCACAGAATTGGTTTGAAAAATTAAGGAAACTCTACTGGAATAGTTTTGACTTCATTGCTTTTCAGTCTTTTTCAGGAGAAGGAGAGGACATGATCCTGAGGAAACTATTTTTTTATCAAAGCACTGGTTTTTATGTAGATGTAGGAGCATATCATCCTAAAAAATCCTCTAACACTTACCATTTTTACAAAAAAGGATGGTCGGGAATCAATATAGACGCCATGCCAGGAAGCATGAAGCTATTCCAGCAACAGAGAAAAAGAGATATCAATCTTGAGATTCCAATTGGTGAAGATGGGGAACAACTAAACTTCTATATTTTTAAAGACCAAGCCTTGAATGGGTTTGAAAATGAAAGACTGAAATCTAAAGATCAGTCTAAGCCTCAAAATAAGTTAATACAGGTGATACCCATGAAGACAGCTTCCTTGACTTCTATTTTAAACCAGTTCCTTCCAGTCGGTCAAGAAATAGATTTCTTGGATATCGATGTAGAAGGTGGTGAAGCAGCGGTTCTGCATGGATTGGATTTCAATAAGTATAGACCTAAAGTAATTCTCTTAGAATTGCTTGATACTGAATTACAAGATTTAAATAATCAGCCTTTAGCTCAGTACCTCTTTGAAAAAGGATACAATATCAAAGCGAAGACGGTGAATACATTTATTTTTGAATCAATCCAAAATGCCAGAAAAAAATGA
- the rffA gene encoding dTDP-4-amino-4,6-dideoxygalactose transaminase produces MITIPFNKPYMTGNELKYIQEAVNLGKISGNGEFTRRCHSFFEQRYGFHKCLLTTSCTDALEMAAILLNIQAGDEVIMPSYTFVSTANAFVLRGAKIVFVDSRSDHPNMDETLIEDLITPKTKAIVVVHYAGKACEMDTIMDIAERNGLWVVEDAAQAIDSYYKDQPLGGIGHLGCFSFHETKNIQCGEGGMLVINDSQFAKRAEIIWEKGTDRAAFFRGEVDKYGWVDVGSSFLPSEVTASFLWAQLENLNAIQAKRKAIWQDYHHYFAGQASSRQVLSNLYLQQFSKVLQQARLTDNYQVCPEDSSPNAHIFYLIFEQLSYRTAFINQMKTAGILTVFHYQSLHRSDFIQKYQGKNKQPLPHTEHYSDSLVRLPLFFEME; encoded by the coding sequence ATGATAACCATCCCTTTCAACAAACCATACATGACTGGCAATGAACTGAAGTATATTCAGGAAGCGGTTAATTTGGGCAAGATTTCGGGGAATGGGGAGTTTACGAGACGATGTCATTCCTTTTTTGAGCAGCGGTATGGGTTTCACAAGTGTTTATTGACTACCTCTTGCACAGATGCCCTAGAGATGGCTGCGATCTTGCTGAATATTCAAGCAGGGGATGAGGTGATTATGCCAAGTTATACTTTCGTATCTACAGCGAATGCCTTTGTATTAAGAGGAGCAAAGATTGTATTTGTGGATAGCCGGTCAGATCATCCCAATATGGATGAAACCTTGATAGAGGATTTGATAACACCTAAAACGAAAGCAATCGTAGTCGTTCATTATGCAGGGAAAGCTTGCGAGATGGATACCATCATGGACATCGCTGAGCGGAATGGATTATGGGTGGTGGAAGATGCCGCACAGGCTATCGATAGTTATTATAAAGACCAACCTTTAGGAGGCATAGGACATTTGGGATGCTTTAGTTTTCATGAAACCAAAAATATCCAATGCGGAGAAGGAGGGATGCTTGTGATCAATGATTCCCAATTCGCAAAGCGCGCAGAGATCATCTGGGAAAAGGGAACCGATAGGGCCGCTTTTTTCCGGGGAGAAGTGGATAAATATGGTTGGGTGGATGTGGGGAGTAGTTTTCTGCCATCTGAGGTAACCGCTTCTTTTTTGTGGGCACAGTTGGAGAATTTGAATGCCATCCAAGCTAAAAGAAAAGCCATTTGGCAAGACTATCATCACTACTTCGCTGGCCAAGCTTCAAGCCGGCAAGTGCTGTCTAATTTATACTTGCAGCAGTTCAGTAAAGTACTACAGCAAGCCCGGCTCACAGACAATTACCAGGTTTGCCCAGAAGACAGTTCTCCCAATGCACACATCTTCTACTTGATCTTCGAGCAACTGTCCTATAGAACAGCTTTTATAAACCAAATGAAAACAGCAGGCATCCTCACTGTTTTTCATTATCAATCCTTACATCGCAGTGACTTTATTCAAAAATACCAAGGTAAAAACAAACAACCACTCCCACACACAGAACACTATTCGGATAGCCTAGTAAGGTTGCCTTTGTTTTTCGAAATGGAGTAA